One genomic region from candidate division WOR-3 bacterium encodes:
- a CDS encoding prepilin-type N-terminal cleavage/methylation domain-containing protein, producing MKKGVTLLELLIVMVIIGILASAAVKTWDVTLERQRIEETIKELDEIGRAIVGDERLTYMGTRIDFGFVGDCGMLPKNLIDLVVKPDYVDSALWKGPYLKPAFAENPRGFLIDAWGDSYKYYPESLIIRSYAGGGDVNYQKWLTKKLASSFSDLFNNEVSGIVYDALGNPPDSIKATYISITFFYPREGRMIIDSIHPQSGGNFMYAGVPIGKRRLVCVYRDTLQYDSIEKVINVYPRIGAKNIEIKFSRVNFQE from the coding sequence ATGAAGAAAGGTGTCACTCTTTTAGAACTGTTGATTGTAATGGTAATTATTGGAATATTAGCTTCGGCAGCAGTAAAAACATGGGATGTAACATTAGAAAGGCAAAGAATCGAAGAGACGATAAAAGAGTTAGATGAAATTGGCAGAGCCATTGTAGGTGATGAACGATTAACATACATGGGAACAAGAATCGATTTTGGTTTCGTTGGCGATTGCGGAATGTTGCCTAAAAATTTAATAGATCTTGTTGTTAAACCAGATTATGTAGATAGTGCTTTGTGGAAAGGACCTTATTTAAAGCCGGCATTTGCTGAGAATCCTAGAGGGTTTTTGATAGATGCCTGGGGTGACTCTTATAAATATTATCCTGAAAGTTTAATTATCAGAAGTTATGCGGGTGGTGGCGATGTTAATTATCAAAAATGGCTAACAAAAAAATTAGCAAGTTCCTTTTCCGACCTTTTTAATAATGAAGTAAGTGGAATAGTATACGATGCTTTAGGAAATCCGCCTGACTCAATAAAAGCTACTTATATATCAATAACTTTTTTCTATCCACGAGAAGGTAGAATGATTATTGATTCTATTCATCCACAAAGTGGTGGAAATTTTATGTATGCCGGAGTTCCTATCGGAAAAAGAAGATTGGTGTGTGTATATCGAGATACTCTTCAATATGACTCCATTGAAAAAGTTATCAACGTTTATCCTCGAATTGGAGCCAAAAATATTGAAATAAAATTTAGCCGAGTTAATTTTCAGGAATAA
- a CDS encoding prepilin-type N-terminal cleavage/methylation domain-containing protein produces MKRNKGVTLLEMIVVMVIIGILAGISLSAIDRIRERSQIDETMEELKKLGKAITGDPELIIDGKRVDFGYVGDMGKLPDSLGALVNNEGGLWKGPYLKLDFLEDKESYKIDAWGRYYQYTPEDLAIRSFANGRFTLTYKIAENYNDLFNNKIYGYVYDSEKNPPGNMAVNFRVSCEYPKDGEIVYVESIPHWDGFFSFENIPIGIHLVKVYSPKETLRKYVTVLPKSQVFVEFRLPGIFRGSLVYVNNSAVSFSIAPDTNFNNFSFKLFNPTTETIRINSFNLISLSSSDSIFYETIVIDSVIVADFDGGNRFGTNENVDFNRIDSMVVFFPHAIRMFTLLGFYNNRRPNGDMPVNLRNKLVKIRTSDGSVNQFLIP; encoded by the coding sequence ATGAAAAGAAATAAAGGAGTTACGTTATTAGAAATGATTGTTGTGATGGTGATCATTGGTATTCTTGCCGGTATTTCCTTAAGCGCGATTGATCGAATTCGTGAACGTTCCCAGATAGATGAAACAATGGAAGAATTAAAAAAACTTGGTAAAGCGATTACTGGTGATCCGGAATTAATTATTGATGGAAAAAGAGTGGATTTTGGTTATGTGGGTGATATGGGAAAGTTACCTGATAGTTTAGGCGCTTTAGTAAATAATGAAGGTGGTTTATGGAAAGGTCCTTATTTGAAATTAGATTTTTTAGAAGATAAAGAGAGTTATAAAATTGATGCTTGGGGAAGATATTATCAATATACTCCCGAAGATCTAGCGATTAGAAGTTTTGCTAATGGCCGATTTACTTTAACCTATAAAATTGCCGAAAATTATAATGATTTATTTAATAACAAAATTTATGGCTATGTTTATGATAGCGAAAAAAATCCACCGGGAAATATGGCGGTTAATTTTCGAGTAAGCTGCGAATATCCTAAAGATGGAGAAATAGTATATGTAGAATCTATACCTCATTGGGATGGTTTTTTTTCTTTTGAGAATATTCCGATAGGTATTCATTTAGTAAAAGTTTATTCTCCTAAGGAAACTTTGCGTAAATATGTAACGGTGCTACCTAAGTCTCAAGTTTTTGTGGAATTTCGATTGCCAGGAATTTTCCGGGGAAGTTTGGTTTACGTAAACAATTCTGCTGTCTCTTTTTCTATTGCTCCAGATACAAATTTTAACAATTTCTCTTTTAAATTATTTAATCCTACGACTGAAACAATAAGAATTAATAGTTTTAATTTAATTTCGTTATCATCTTCTGATAGTATATTTTATGAAACTATTGTTATTGATAGTGTTATTGTTGCCGATTTTGATGGCGGTAATAGGTTTGGGACAAATGAAAATGTAGATTTTAATAGAATAGATAGTATGGTTGTGTTTTTTCCCCATGCTATTAGAATGTTTACATTATTAGGTTTTTATAATAATCGTAGACCTAATGGCGATATGCCAGTTAATTTAAGAAATAAATTAGTAAAAATTAGAACTAGTGATGGTTCAGTGAATCAATTTTTAATTCCTTAA